One genomic window of Quercus lobata isolate SW786 chromosome 9, ValleyOak3.0 Primary Assembly, whole genome shotgun sequence includes the following:
- the LOC115961265 gene encoding receptor-like protein EIX2, with protein sequence MFGGKLNPSLLDLKHLNYFDLSFNNFSASPIPSFLGSMKSLTSLNLSNARFVGLIPHQLGNLSNLHYLNLHDYWLEDLYVNNLEWLSGLPLLQHLDMSYVNLSKASDWVQLTNTLPSLFELRLSYCQLRSIPPTPSVNFSSLLTLDLSQNYFENTLIPSWIFGLRNLVSLDLSSNIFQGPIPVDLQNMTSLSHLDLFENQFNSSIPNWLYSFSRFEFLNLADNNLQGTISSAIGNLTYAISIDLSYNELGGKLPRSLGNLCNLREIRLSSNKWSQEISEILESLSRCLSDRLEILDLTNSQLHGPIPMSLENLSSLTNLDFSQNLFSRTLSQNFGQLKNLVSLSFWNNSISGPLPLSLGSLSSLTDLDLSNNLFNGTVPQNFGQLSKLDSLYIDSNMLEGIVSKSHFSNFTSLKTFHACGNRLTLNVSHDWIPPFQLEDLSLRSWNLGPKFPPWLCSQRNLQYLDISNTQISDVIPPSIWNLPSQFNYLNLSHNQINGEIPNNPSILSTSSVIDLSSNQFKGSLPYISSSVIVLDLSHNSFSKSISSFLCFKSNDSKSIGYLNLEKNNLSGKIPDCWMKWNSLVVLNLANNNFSGNFPASIGSLTRLKSLHLYNNKFSGNLPLSLRNCENLVTIDVAENEFVGSIPSWIGHRFSSLMILNLRSNNFHGHIPKELCALTSLQILDLSHNKLSGGIPRCVKNFSAMATKNNSNLDMSFNHSNDYYDETFPLESELLVIKGKTLEYSTILHIVKCIDFSKNSLSGEIPKEMTSLQGLQSLNLSYNLLIGSIPENIGAMGSLESIDFSMNQLFGQIPSSMSSLTFLNHLNLSNNNLTGKIPLSTQLQSFNASGFIGNKLCGLPLSNKCTIDDVNPDNENKGSKHNGGLEVDWFFVSMALGFVVGFWGVCGPLLLNKQWRIMYFKFLDHMGYKLKSLVLL encoded by the exons ATGTTTGGTGGTAAGCTAAATCCTTCTCTGCTTGATTTGAAgcatttgaattattttgaccTCAGCTTCAATAATTTCTCTGCTTCTCCTATTCCCTCATTTCTCGGTTCAATGAAGAGTTTAACATCTCTTAATCTCTCTAATGCGAGATTTGTGGGACTCATTCCTCATCAACTTggaaatctctccaatttgcaCTATCTCAATCTCCATGATTATTGGCTTGAGGATTTATATGTGAATAACCTTGAATGGCTTTCTGGTCTTCCTTTGCTACAACATCTCGATATGAGTTATGTTAATCTTAGCAAAGCCTCTGATTGGGTTCAACTCACAAACACACTCCCTTCCTTGTTTGAGTTGCGGTTGTCATATTGCCAACTTCGTTCCATTCCACCGACACCCAGTGTTAACTTTTCATCTCTCCTCACCCTCGATCTTTCACAGAACTATTTTGAAAACACTTTGATCCCATCATGGATCTTTGGTCTTCGTAATCTTGTTTCTCTTGATCTATCTTCCAATATCTTTCAAGGTCCAATCCCTGTTGATCTCCAAAACATGACTTCTCTTAGTCACCTCGATCTATTTGAAAACCAATTCAACTCTTCAATTCCCAATTGGTTGTATAGTTTTAGCCGTTTTGAGTTTCTCAACCTTGCCGACAATAATTTGCAGGGTACGATCTCCAGTGCCATTGGAAACCTAACATATGCCATTAGTATTGACTTGTCATACAATGAACTTGGAGGAAAGTTGCCAAGATCGTTGGGTAATCTCTGTAACTTAAGGGAAATCAGATTGTCATCCAACAAATGGAGTCAAGAGATATCTGAAATCTTAGAAAGTTTATCAAGGTGTCTTTCAGATAGACTAGAGATCTTAGACTTAACCAATTCTCAACTTCATG GTCCAATTCCAATGTCTTTAGAAAATCTTTCATCTTTGACAAACCTGGACTTTTCACAGAATCTGTTTAGCAGAActctttctcaaaattttgggcAATTAAAAAATCTAGTCAGCCTTTCTTTTTGGAATAATTCAATCTCTGGTCCACTCCCACTGTCTTTAGGAAGTCTTTCATCTCTAACAGACCTGGATCTTTCAAATAATCTATTCAACGGGACAGTTCCTCAAAATTTTGGGCAACTTTCCAAGCTAGATAGTTTGTATATTGACTCAAATATGTTGGAAGGTATTGTGTCCAAATCTCATTTTTCCAATTTCACAAGTTTGAAAACATTTCATGCATGTGGAAACCGGCTGACTTTAAATGTAAGTCACGATTGGATTCCTCCTTTTCAATTGGAGGATTTAAGCTTGCGATCATGGAATTTAGGGCCAAAATTTCCTCCATGGCTTTGTTCACAAAGGAATCTTCAGTATTTGGACATATCCAACACACAGATTTCAGATGTGATTCCTCCTTCAATTTGGAACTTGCCCTCTCAATTCAATTATCTAAATCTTTCCCACAATCAAATCAATGGTGAGATTCCAAACAATCCTTCAATTTTGTCTACTTCTTCAGTGATTGATTTAAGTTCAAACCAATTCAAAGGTTCATTGCCTTATATATCCTCTAGTGTGATTGTGCTAGATCTTTCTCACAATTCATTCTCCAAGtcaatttcatcatttttgtGTTTCAAGTCAAATGACTCCAAAAGCATAGGATATCTCaatcttgaaaaaaataatttatcagGAAAAATTCCTGATTGTTGGATGAAGTGGAATAGCTTGGTAGTCCTAAATTTGGCAAACAACAATTTTAGTGGCAACTTTCCAGCATCCATTGGATCTTTGACACGTCTTAAGTCTTTGCACCTATACAACAATAAATTCTCAGGAAACTTACCATTATCTCTgagaaattgtgaaaatttggTGACTATTGATGTTGCTGAAAATGAGTTTGTTGGAAGCATACCTTCATGGATAGGACATAGATTTTCAAGCTTGATGATTCTCAACCTTCGCTCAAATAATTTCCATGGTCACATACCAAAGGAACTTTGTGCTCTTACCTCACTCCAGATCTTGGACCTTTCTCATAATAAGCTATCTGGAGGTATTCCTAGAtgtgtaaaaaattttagtgccatggccacaaaaaataattcaaatctTGACATGAGTTTTAATCACTCAAATGATTATTACGATGAAACTTTCCCTCTTGAAAGTGAATTGCTTGTGATAAAGGGCAAAACTCTAGAGTATAGCACCATTCTCCACATAGTAAAATGTATAGACTTTTCTAAGAACAGTTTATCAGGAGAGATCCCTAAAGAAATGACCAGTCTTCAAGGATTACAATCATTGAATTTATCATATAATCTCTTGATTGGAAGTATTCCTGAGAATATAGGTGCTATGGGATCATTGGAATCAATTGATTTCTCTATGAACCAACTTTTTGGTCAAATTCCCTCAAGCATGTCAAGTTTGACatttttaaatcatttaaacTTGTCAAACAATAATTTGACTGGGAAAATCCCTTTAAGTACTCAACTACAGAGCTTCAATGCATCAGGTTTTATTGGAAACAAACTTTGTGGACTACCACTTTCTAATAAATGTACTATTGATGATGTAAACCCTGACAACGAAAACAAAGGGAGTAAACATAATGGTGGACTTGAAGTGGATTGGTTCTTTGTAAGCATGGCGCTCGGCTTTGTGGTTGGGTTTTGGGGTGTATGTGGCCCTTTACTATTGAACAAGCAATGGAGAATTATGTATTTTAAATTCCTAGATCACATGGGGTACAAGCTTAAGAGTCTTGTTTTGTTGTAA